Proteins from one Algicella marina genomic window:
- a CDS encoding lytic transglycosylase domain-containing protein: MRFICLAFILLLAACGSSPASRGADTPLYPNESPQLRAHIVAAATRNDVPIDLVQRVILRESSHRPEARNGPYFGLMQIHPQTARTMGYRGAPSGLLDAETNLRYAVKYLRGAWLLSGGSYDKAVGWYSRGYYYEAKRRGMLEETGLR, translated from the coding sequence ATGCGGTTCATCTGCCTTGCCTTCATTCTCCTGCTGGCCGCCTGTGGCAGCAGCCCGGCCAGCCGCGGCGCCGACACGCCGCTCTATCCGAACGAAAGCCCGCAACTGCGCGCGCACATCGTCGCCGCCGCCACCCGCAACGACGTTCCGATAGACTTGGTGCAGCGCGTGATCCTGCGCGAAAGCTCCCACCGCCCGGAAGCCCGCAACGGCCCCTATTTCGGCCTCATGCAGATCCACCCGCAAACGGCCCGAACAATGGGCTACCGCGGCGCGCCCTCCGGCCTGCTCGATGCGGAAACCAACCTCCGCTACGCCGTAAAATACCTGCGCGGCGCATGGCTTCTCTCCGGCGGCAGCTACGACAAGGCGGTCGGCTGGTATTCGCGGGGGTATTATTACGAGGCAAAACGACGAGGGATGCTGGAGGAAACGGGGCTGCGGTAA
- a CDS encoding ABC transporter ATP-binding protein gives MSDPFLIGEAMTGGYGAADILHDCTLSVEKGEIAVIVGPNGAGKSTAMKAVFGMLPLRKGEVRLGGKAITSLSPQERVRAGMGFVPQTANVFTSMTVRENLEMGAFIRQDDFSDTMDLVFDLFPILKEKATQPAGELSGGQRQQVAVGRALMTKPSVLMLDEPTAGVSPIVMDELFDKILEVAATGIAILMVEQNAKQALNIADKGFVLVQGRNRFTNTGEALLADPEVRRSFLGG, from the coding sequence ATGAGTGATCCGTTCCTGATCGGCGAGGCGATGACCGGCGGTTACGGAGCAGCCGACATCCTGCATGACTGTACGCTGAGCGTGGAGAAAGGCGAGATCGCCGTCATCGTCGGCCCGAACGGCGCCGGCAAATCCACGGCGATGAAGGCCGTCTTCGGCATGTTGCCGCTGCGCAAGGGCGAGGTGCGGCTGGGCGGCAAGGCGATTACCAGCCTCAGCCCGCAGGAACGGGTACGCGCCGGCATGGGCTTCGTGCCGCAGACGGCGAACGTCTTCACCTCGATGACGGTGCGCGAGAACCTCGAAATGGGGGCGTTCATCCGCCAGGACGATTTTTCCGACACCATGGATCTGGTGTTCGACCTGTTCCCGATCCTCAAGGAAAAGGCCACCCAGCCGGCGGGCGAGCTTTCCGGCGGCCAGCGCCAGCAGGTGGCGGTGGGCCGCGCGCTGATGACCAAACCGAGCGTGCTGATGCTGGACGAGCCCACGGCCGGCGTTTCGCCCATTGTGATGGACGAGCTGTTCGACAAGATCCTCGAAGTGGCCGCCACCGGTATCGCCATCCTGATGGTAGAGCAGAACGCCAAACAGGCGCTGAACATCGCCGACAAGGGCTTCGTGCTGGTTCAGGGGCGGAACCGCTTCACGAATACGGGTGAGGCGCTGCTGGCGGATCCGGAAGTGAGGAGGAGCTTCCTCGGTGGATAA
- a CDS encoding branched-chain amino acid ABC transporter permease: MTDILNALVLFANFVFVPGLAYGSQLALGALGVTLIYAVLRFSNFAHGDLMAFGAMCVILVTWWFQSMGISAGVFPTALLALPFGILGAVALSLIFDRTVYRFYRAQRAPPVVFVIASVGVMFMINGLTRLIIGPDDQRFADGARFIIRAPEFKEMTGLAEGLALRSTQAITVLVAIAVMIALFWFLNRSRMGKAMRAYADNEDLALLSGINPDRVVLYTWIIAAALATIAGTLYGLDKSFKPFTYFQLLLPIFAAAIVGGIGNPLGAIAGGFVIAFSEVTVTYAYRKFVDYLVPGWEPDGLLQLLSTDYKFAVSFVILVVVLLIRPTGLFRGKVI, translated from the coding sequence ATGACCGACATCCTGAACGCCCTCGTCCTCTTCGCCAATTTCGTGTTCGTCCCCGGCCTTGCCTACGGCTCCCAGCTTGCTCTCGGCGCACTCGGCGTCACGCTGATCTACGCCGTACTGCGCTTCTCCAACTTCGCGCACGGTGATCTGATGGCCTTCGGGGCGATGTGCGTGATCCTCGTGACCTGGTGGTTCCAAAGCATGGGCATCTCGGCCGGTGTCTTTCCCACAGCGCTGCTGGCGCTGCCATTCGGCATCCTCGGCGCCGTCGCGCTGTCGCTCATCTTCGACCGCACCGTCTATCGCTTCTACCGCGCCCAGCGGGCGCCGCCGGTGGTGTTTGTCATCGCGTCCGTGGGTGTCATGTTCATGATCAACGGGCTTACACGGCTGATCATCGGCCCTGACGACCAGCGCTTTGCCGATGGCGCGCGTTTCATCATCCGCGCTCCCGAGTTCAAGGAGATGACGGGGCTGGCCGAAGGCCTCGCTCTGCGTTCCACACAGGCCATTACCGTTCTGGTGGCCATCGCCGTCATGATCGCGCTGTTCTGGTTCCTCAACCGCTCGCGCATGGGCAAGGCGATGCGGGCCTATGCCGACAACGAGGATCTGGCCCTCCTCTCCGGCATCAACCCTGACCGGGTGGTGCTTTATACCTGGATCATCGCGGCCGCTCTGGCGACCATCGCCGGCACGCTCTACGGGCTCGACAAGAGCTTCAAGCCCTTCACCTATTTCCAGCTTCTCCTGCCGATCTTTGCTGCCGCCATCGTCGGCGGTATCGGCAATCCGCTGGGCGCCATCGCCGGCGGTTTCGTCATCGCCTTTTCAGAGGTGACGGTGACCTATGCCTACAGAAAATTCGTCGACTACCTCGTGCCGGGGTGGGAGCCGGACGGCCTGCTGCAGCTGTTGTCCACCGACTACAAGTTCGCCGTCTCCTTCGTCATCCTTGTCGTGGTGCTGCTGATCCGGCCGACCGGCCTGTTCCGGGGGAAAGTGATATGA
- a CDS encoding ABC transporter substrate-binding protein codes for MKRILLATAAATTLAGAALADGHAVKVGVILGFTGPIESLTPQMADSAEMAFKEISDSGLLLDGKVIETVRADSTCVDAAAASAAAERLITSEGVVAIMGADCSGVTTAIANNVAIPNGVVMVSPSATSPALSTIEDNDLFFRTAPSDARQGDVLANIVMDQGIETVAVTYTNNDYGKGLSDSFIAAYEELGGNVAINAPHEDGKGDYSAEVGALAAAGGDILVVLGYADQGGVGIIRTAVDTGAFETFALGDGMYSDSLIEAIGPDLEGTIGSVPWSEGEGADAFMSAAEAAGVNGDSSFTRESYDAAALIALAMQKGGAADRASVAANLLAVANAPGEPILPGELGKALQILKDGGDVDYVGATNVELIGPGEAAGTYREYIVKDGAYETVKFR; via the coding sequence ATGAAACGCATTCTGCTGGCAACCGCCGCAGCCACCACCCTTGCAGGCGCGGCCCTGGCCGATGGCCATGCCGTCAAGGTCGGCGTCATCCTGGGCTTCACCGGACCAATTGAATCCCTGACACCGCAAATGGCCGACAGCGCGGAAATGGCGTTCAAGGAAATCTCCGACAGCGGCCTCCTGCTTGATGGCAAGGTGATTGAGACCGTCCGTGCCGACAGCACTTGTGTCGACGCCGCAGCCGCCAGCGCCGCCGCGGAACGACTGATCACCTCCGAAGGCGTTGTCGCGATCATGGGCGCGGATTGTTCCGGCGTGACGACCGCCATCGCCAACAACGTGGCGATCCCCAACGGCGTTGTCATGGTTTCGCCCTCCGCAACCTCGCCCGCCCTCTCCACCATTGAAGACAACGATCTGTTCTTCCGTACCGCCCCGTCAGATGCACGCCAGGGCGACGTTCTGGCGAATATCGTCATGGATCAGGGCATCGAAACGGTGGCCGTGACCTACACCAACAACGATTATGGCAAAGGCCTGTCGGACAGCTTCATCGCAGCCTACGAAGAACTGGGCGGCAACGTGGCTATCAACGCCCCGCATGAGGACGGCAAAGGCGACTACTCCGCCGAAGTCGGCGCGCTCGCCGCGGCCGGCGGCGATATTCTCGTCGTCCTGGGTTACGCAGATCAGGGCGGTGTCGGCATCATCCGTACCGCAGTCGACACCGGCGCATTCGAAACCTTCGCGTTGGGCGACGGCATGTATTCCGACAGCCTGATTGAGGCGATCGGCCCGGATCTCGAGGGCACAATCGGCTCCGTCCCTTGGTCCGAGGGTGAGGGCGCCGACGCCTTCATGTCTGCGGCAGAGGCCGCTGGCGTCAACGGCGACAGCTCATTCACCCGCGAAAGCTATGACGCGGCCGCGCTGATCGCCCTTGCCATGCAGAAGGGCGGCGCCGCGGATCGTGCATCCGTCGCGGCGAATCTTCTGGCCGTAGCCAATGCGCCCGGAGAGCCGATCCTGCCCGGCGAACTCGGCAAGGCGCTGCAGATCCTGAAAGACGGCGGTGATGTGGACTATGTCGGCGCGACCAATGTCGAACTGATCGGCCCGGGTGAAGCTGCTGGCACCTATCGCGAGTACATCGTGAAGGACGGCGCATACGAAACGGTTAAGTTCCGCTGA
- a CDS encoding co-chaperone GroES, which translates to MKFTPLHDRVLVRRIEGEEKTAGGLIIPDSAKEKPAEGEIIAVGAGARDEDGDRISMDVNVGDRILFGKWSGTEIKIDGEDLLIMKESDILGILDGSAAVKAA; encoded by the coding sequence ATGAAATTCACACCTCTGCATGACCGTGTGCTGGTGCGCCGCATCGAAGGCGAAGAGAAGACAGCAGGCGGGCTGATTATTCCCGATTCCGCAAAAGAAAAGCCGGCCGAAGGCGAAATCATCGCCGTGGGCGCAGGCGCACGTGACGAGGACGGTGACCGCATCTCCATGGATGTCAACGTGGGTGACCGCATCCTCTTCGGCAAATGGTCCGGCACCGAGATCAAGATCGACGGTGAAGACCTGCTGATCATGAAAGAAAGCGACATTCTGGGCATTCTCGATGGCTCCGCTGCCGTCAAGGCCGCCTGA
- a CDS encoding branched-chain amino acid ABC transporter permease, protein MRTAILYGAMALAILLVGLFQSWSVALAILNMSIISAVMALGVNIQWGYAGLFNVGIMGFAALGGVATVLVSMPPVGGAWAAGGGRMLLAGVAVAAVIGGIVWLRRVLSGRWRLWATVAAAIGGYVLIRVIYDPAVDAIEAVDPAATGYLGGLGLPVVLSWLVGGLFAAGAAWVVGKISLGLRSDYLAIATLGISEILIAMMKNEDWLTRGVKNVTGLPRPVPYEVNLQKTEWFLDLAARLGQDPVLFSGNFVKLCYAILFSLVLLALYWLSQRALHSPWGRMMRAIRDNRDAAEAMGKDVTGRHLQVFVLGSAVVGIAGAMLVTLDGQFTPGTYNPLRYTFLIWVMVIVGGSGNNRGAILGGFLVWFLWIEVETAGPMLMRALTSGMDPTSPVASHLLDAAPHMRLFLMGLMLLLVLRFAPRGLIPERTGR, encoded by the coding sequence ATGAGGACGGCGATACTCTATGGCGCGATGGCGCTGGCGATCCTGCTTGTCGGCCTGTTCCAGAGCTGGAGCGTGGCGCTGGCGATCCTGAACATGAGCATCATCTCCGCCGTCATGGCGCTGGGCGTGAACATCCAGTGGGGCTATGCCGGGCTGTTCAACGTCGGCATCATGGGATTCGCGGCGCTGGGCGGAGTGGCGACGGTGCTGGTGTCCATGCCGCCGGTGGGCGGCGCATGGGCCGCGGGCGGTGGGCGGATGCTGCTTGCCGGTGTCGCCGTGGCCGCTGTGATCGGCGGAATCGTCTGGTTGCGCAGGGTGCTGAGCGGGCGCTGGCGCCTATGGGCGACAGTGGCCGCAGCCATTGGCGGCTACGTCCTGATCCGGGTGATTTACGATCCTGCGGTAGACGCAATCGAGGCGGTGGACCCGGCCGCAACCGGGTACCTCGGTGGCCTCGGCCTGCCAGTGGTGCTGAGCTGGCTGGTGGGCGGGCTGTTCGCCGCCGGCGCGGCCTGGGTGGTCGGCAAGATCAGTCTCGGTCTGCGATCGGATTACCTGGCGATCGCGACGCTCGGAATATCCGAAATCCTGATCGCGATGATGAAGAACGAGGATTGGCTGACCCGCGGCGTAAAGAACGTCACCGGCCTGCCGAGGCCGGTGCCCTACGAAGTGAACCTGCAGAAGACCGAATGGTTTCTGGACCTGGCCGCGCGGCTCGGGCAGGACCCGGTTCTGTTCTCCGGCAATTTCGTAAAACTTTGCTACGCGATCTTGTTCTCGCTGGTGCTGTTGGCGCTCTACTGGCTATCGCAGCGGGCGTTGCACAGCCCCTGGGGGCGGATGATGCGGGCGATCCGCGACAACCGCGACGCGGCCGAGGCGATGGGCAAGGACGTAACCGGCCGACACCTGCAGGTGTTCGTGCTCGGCTCCGCCGTTGTCGGCATCGCCGGGGCGATGCTGGTGACACTGGACGGACAGTTCACGCCGGGCACCTACAACCCGCTGCGCTACACGTTCTTGATCTGGGTGATGGTGATCGTCGGCGGCTCCGGCAACAATCGCGGTGCTATCCTAGGCGGTTTCCTCGTCTGGTTCCTGTGGATCGAGGTCGAAACCGCCGGGCCGATGCTGATGCGGGCGCTGACGTCCGGCATGGATCCGACGTCGCCCGTCGCGTCACATCTGCTGGACGCTGCGCCACATATGCGCCTGTTCCTGATGGGGCTGATGCTGCTGCTGGTACTGCGCTTCGCTCCACGCGGGCTGATACCGGAGCGGACGGGGCGCTGA
- a CDS encoding ABC transporter ATP-binding protein: MIRVDDLHMHFGGIRAVDGASLEIAEGSITGLIGPNGAGKTTLFNVIAGHYTPTSGRVLLDGDDITGLPPHVLFGKGLLRTFQIAHEFSTLTVRENLMMVPDHQPGEALWSAWFRAGDVAEREREVATKADEVIDFLEISHVADELAGNLSGGQKKLLELGRTMMVDAKIVFLDEVGAGVNRTLLNTIGDAILRLNRERGYTFCMIEHDMDFISRLCDPVICMAEGTVLAQGTAEEVKNDERVIEAYLGTGLKNKPAKAPV; encoded by the coding sequence ATGATCCGCGTTGACGATCTTCATATGCATTTCGGCGGTATCCGCGCGGTGGATGGCGCCTCGCTGGAGATAGCCGAGGGTTCCATCACCGGGCTGATCGGCCCAAACGGAGCCGGTAAGACCACGCTTTTCAACGTGATAGCTGGACACTACACGCCGACGTCCGGTCGGGTGCTGCTCGACGGCGACGATATCACCGGGCTTCCGCCGCATGTACTGTTCGGCAAGGGTCTTCTGCGGACCTTCCAAATCGCCCATGAATTCAGCACCTTGACCGTGCGCGAGAACCTGATGATGGTGCCCGACCACCAGCCCGGCGAGGCCCTTTGGAGTGCCTGGTTCCGCGCCGGCGACGTGGCCGAGCGGGAGCGGGAGGTGGCCACCAAGGCAGATGAAGTCATTGATTTTCTTGAAATTTCTCACGTCGCTGATGAGTTGGCGGGCAACCTGTCCGGCGGTCAGAAGAAACTGCTAGAGCTTGGCCGGACGATGATGGTCGACGCCAAGATTGTCTTTCTCGACGAGGTCGGCGCCGGTGTGAACCGGACCCTGCTGAACACCATTGGCGACGCGATCCTGCGGCTGAACCGCGAACGCGGCTACACATTTTGTATGATCGAACATGATATGGACTTCATATCGCGTCTCTGCGACCCGGTGATCTGTATGGCCGAGGGTACGGTTCTGGCGCAGGGCACGGCGGAAGAGGTCAAGAACGACGAACGGGTGATCGAGGCCTATCTCGGCACCGGGTTGAAGAACAAGCCTGCGAAGGCACCGGTGTGA
- the groL gene encoding chaperonin GroEL (60 kDa chaperone family; promotes refolding of misfolded polypeptides especially under stressful conditions; forms two stacked rings of heptamers to form a barrel-shaped 14mer; ends can be capped by GroES; misfolded proteins enter the barrel where they are refolded when GroES binds) encodes MSAKDVKFNTDARNKMLKGIDTLANAVRVTLGPKGRNVVLDKSFGAPRITKDGVSVAKEIELEDKFENMGAQMVREVASRTNDTAGDGTTTATVLAHSIVKEGMKSVAAGMNPMDLKRGIDLAVAKAVESIKNSSRAVSGTEEVAQVGTISANGESEIGRQIADAMQKVGNEGVITVEENKGLETETDVVEGMQFDRGYLSPYFITNPDKMTTELDDAVILLHEKKLSSLQPMVPLLETVIQSGKPLLIIAEDVDGEALATLVVNKLRGGLKIAAVKAPGFGDRRKAMLQDIAILTGGQVISEDLGMKLENVGMDMLGSAKKVSITKDETTIVDGAGEKSEIEARVSQIRAQIEETTSDYDREKLQERLAKLAGGVAVIRVGGSTEVEVKERKDRVDDALNATRAAVQEGIVVGGGVALVQAAKALEGLEGANADQTAGIAIVRKSLESPLRQIAENAGVDGAVVAGKIRESGDLTFGFNAQTEEYGDMFKFGVIDPAKVVRTALEDAASVAGLLITTEAMVADKPEPKGQGGAGGGMPDMGGMGGMM; translated from the coding sequence ATGTCCGCTAAAGACGTCAAGTTTAACACAGATGCCCGCAACAAGATGCTCAAGGGCATCGACACGCTGGCAAATGCCGTGCGCGTCACGCTCGGCCCCAAGGGCCGCAACGTGGTTCTCGACAAATCCTTCGGCGCGCCGCGCATCACCAAGGACGGTGTATCGGTTGCCAAGGAAATCGAACTGGAAGACAAGTTCGAGAACATGGGCGCACAGATGGTGCGTGAAGTTGCTTCCCGTACGAACGACACCGCCGGCGACGGCACCACGACTGCCACGGTTCTTGCCCATTCCATCGTGAAAGAAGGCATGAAGTCCGTTGCAGCCGGCATGAACCCGATGGATCTGAAGCGCGGCATCGACCTCGCCGTCGCCAAGGCCGTCGAGTCGATCAAAAACTCCTCCCGCGCCGTTTCCGGTACGGAAGAAGTTGCGCAGGTCGGCACGATCTCCGCAAACGGCGAATCCGAGATCGGCCGCCAGATTGCGGATGCGATGCAGAAAGTCGGCAACGAGGGTGTGATCACCGTCGAAGAGAACAAGGGCCTCGAAACCGAGACCGATGTCGTCGAAGGTATGCAGTTCGACCGCGGCTACCTCTCGCCTTACTTCATCACCAACCCCGACAAGATGACGACGGAACTCGACGATGCCGTCATCCTGCTGCACGAGAAGAAACTCTCTTCCCTGCAGCCGATGGTTCCGCTGCTTGAAACCGTGATCCAGTCCGGCAAGCCGCTGCTGATCATCGCGGAAGATGTCGATGGTGAAGCCCTCGCGACGCTCGTGGTCAACAAGCTGCGCGGCGGCCTGAAGATCGCAGCTGTGAAGGCACCGGGCTTCGGCGACCGCCGGAAAGCCATGCTGCAGGACATCGCGATCCTCACGGGTGGCCAGGTCATCTCCGAAGATCTCGGCATGAAGCTCGAGAACGTCGGCATGGACATGCTGGGTTCCGCCAAGAAAGTCTCCATCACCAAGGATGAGACGACGATCGTTGACGGTGCGGGCGAAAAATCCGAGATCGAGGCACGCGTTTCGCAGATCCGCGCGCAGATCGAGGAAACGACCTCCGACTACGACCGCGAGAAACTGCAGGAGCGTCTGGCGAAACTGGCCGGTGGTGTTGCCGTTATCCGCGTAGGCGGCTCCACGGAAGTGGAAGTGAAAGAGCGCAAGGACCGTGTCGATGATGCACTGAACGCGACACGTGCCGCGGTTCAGGAAGGTATCGTTGTTGGCGGCGGTGTCGCCCTCGTTCAGGCTGCCAAGGCACTCGAAGGCCTTGAGGGTGCAAATGCCGACCAGACGGCCGGTATCGCGATCGTGCGCAAGTCGCTTGAATCGCCGCTGCGCCAGATCGCAGAGAACGCAGGTGTTGACGGTGCTGTAGTCGCCGGCAAGATCCGCGAAAGCGGCGACCTGACCTTCGGGTTTAACGCGCAGACCGAAGAATATGGCGACATGTTCAAGTTCGGCGTGATCGACCCGGCCAAGGTTGTCCGTACGGCTCTGGAAGACGCGGCCTCCGTGGCCGGCCTCCTGATCACGACGGAAGCCATGGTTGCCGACAAGCCCGAGCCGAAGGGCCAGGGCGGTGCCGGCGGCGGCATGCCCGACATGGGCGGCATGGGCGGCATGATGTAA